The Trypanosoma brucei gambiense DAL972 chromosome 10, complete sequence genome has a segment encoding these proteins:
- a CDS encoding hypoxanthine-guanine phosphoribosyltransferase,putative translates to MEPACKYDFATSVLFTEAELHTRMRGVAQRIADDYSNCNLKPLENPLVIVSVLRGSFVFTADMVRILGDFGVPTRVEFLRASSYGHDTKSCGRVDVKADGLCDIRGKHVLVLEDILDTALTLREVVDSLKKSEPASIKTLVAIDKPGGRKIPFTAEYVVADVPNVFVVGYGLDYDQSYREVRDVVILKPSVYETWGKELERRKAAGEAKR, encoded by the coding sequence ATGGAACCAGCTTGCAAATACGACTTCGCAACGAGTGTCCTCTTTACAGAGGCAGAACTACACACTCGCATGCGCGGTGTGGCGCAGCGTATTGCCGATGACTACAGCAACTGCAATTTGAAACCACTTGAAAATCCTCTGGTAATTGTGTCTGTATTGAGAGGCAGCTTCGTCTTCACTGCTGACATGGTTCGCATTCTTGGTGATTTTGGCGTCCCCACACGTGTGGAATTCCTGCGGGCCTCGTCATATGGTCACGATACTAAAAGTTGTGGTCGAGTTGACGTGAAGGCTGACGGTCTTTGTGACATCCGCGGAAAACATGTCCTTGTTTTGGAGGATATACTTGATACTGCGCTGACATTGAGGGAAGTGGTGGACAGCTTGAAAAAGAGCGAACCCGCGAGCATTAAAACCCTCGTGGCTATCGACAAACCCGGTGGGCGTAAAATACCTTTCACTGCGGAATACGTTGTGGCAGATGTTCCTAATGTGTTCGTGGTTGGCTACGGGTTGGATTACGACCAATCATACCGTGAGGTGCGTGATGTTGTAATCCTAAAACCGAGCGTGTATGAAACATGGGGAAAGGAACTTGAGCGGAGGAAGGCCGCTGGAGAAGCCAAGCGGTAA
- a CDS encoding metallo-peptidase, Clan MG, Family M24 produces MPPKGGGAGSKKQQGGKKCKDDEADFDAQLAKALQEVQVSKDKQGGDANKKAQKGKQRTSKQESNGEANDNNDASDPKVVSTADHPDNPYPQVAEGMKRQTWPEPTIPVSQQFARGNFPVGIICEHPGEVNAYRYSSEEKRAMEHATEEQVQDLRYAAEVHRQVRRYAQSFIKPGISLLSMTDRIEKKLEELIEKDGLNRGQAFPTGCSLNHVAAHYTPNTGDKCVLTYDDVMKVDFGTQINGRIIDCAWTVAFKDEYEPLLNAVKEATYEGVKQAGIDVRLCDVGAAIQEVMESYEVELNGKVYPVKSIRNLSGHTIAPYVIHGGKSVPIVRGGEATRMEEGELFAIETFGSTGRGFVQEDMECSHYMMVPGGEKTQVRSDKAQQLLRHIHKTYNTLAFARKWLDRDGHDRHLLNLNQLVEAGAVNKYPPLCDIRGCYTAQLEHTLILKPTAKEILSKGDDY; encoded by the coding sequence ATGCCACCTAAAGGCGGGGGAGCGGGCTCAAAGAAGCAACAGGGCGGTAAGAAATGCAAGGATGATGAAGCTGATTTCGATGCACAACTGGCCAAAGCGTTGCAAGAGGTTCAAGTGAGCAAAGACAAACAAGGTGGTGACGCTAACAAAAaggcacaaaaaggaaagcaacgaACGAGTAAGCAGGAGAGCAATGGGGAAGCGAATGACAACAATGACGCCAGCGACCCGAAGGTTGTCAGCACCGCTGACCACCCCGACAACCCGTACCCACAAGTGGCGGAAGGAATGAAGCGGCAGACGTGGCCGGAACCTACTATTCCCGTCAGTCAGCAGTTTGCGAGGGGCAACTTTCCTGTCGGTATCATTTGTGAGCATCCTGGTGAGGTTAATGCGTACCGCTACAGCAGCGAGGAGAAACGTGCAATGGAGCACGCGactgaggaacaggtgcaggacctGCGGTATGCGGCCGAAGTGCATCGACAGGTGCGCCGCTACGCCCAAAGCTTCATAAAGCCCGGTATTTCTCTCCTCAGCATGACTGACCGCATTGAAAAGAAGCTGGAGGAACTTATTGAGAAGGATGGCCTTAATCGCGGTCAGGCGTTTCCAACAGGTTGCTCGCTCAATCACGTCGCTGCTCATTACACACCGAACACTGGTGATAAATGCGTGTTGACGTATGACGATGTTATGAAAGTGGACTTTGGGACTCAGATTAACGGTAGAATTATTGACTGCGCCTGGACGGTTGCTTTCAAGGACGAGTACGAGCCTTTGCTCAACGCGGTTAAGGAGGCGACATATGAGGGTGTTAAGCAGGCTGGCATCGATGTACGACTGTGTGATGTTGGGGCGGCAATTCAGGAGGTAATGGAGTCCTATGAAGTGGAACTGAATGGGAAGGTGTACCCCGTGAAGAGTATACGAAACCTCTCGGGGCATACCATTGCGCCATATGTCATTCATGGGGGAAAGTCGGTGCCGATTGTACGTGGTGGAGAGGCGACACGCATGGAAGAAGGCGAGTTGTTCGCTATCGAGACATTCGGCTCCACTGGTCGTGGGTTCGTGCAGGAGGACATGGAATGCTCGCATTACATGATGGTACCAGGGGGCGAAAAGACACAGGTACGTTCGGACAAGGCGCAGCAGTTGCTAAGGCACATTCATAAAACATACAACACGCTGGCCTTCGCGAGAAAGTGGTTGGATCGTGACGGGCACGACAGGCATCTGCTGAATTTGAACCAGTTGGTGGAGGCTGGTGCAGTGAACAAATACCCACCCCTCTGTGACATACGTGGCTGCTACACTGCTCAACTGGAGCATACTCTTATTTTGAAACCTACCGCAAAGGAAATCCTTTCTAAGGGCGACGACTACTAA